A genomic region of Methyloterricola oryzae contains the following coding sequences:
- a CDS encoding complex I subunit 4 family protein yields the protein MIAEISWSSQSAFPLLGTLVALPLVFMTLAWTVRSSRQAFLLGVCGSLLELALSVWLLAHFRMDTADLQFVERVPITSLLSYHLGVDGIGILFVLLTALLTFLVILHGEIVDERPAGIYVASVFAFQAVLMGLFLSLDLLEFWVICALELIPATFILKRWGNGLGRDKAVSRYLQHMSGALALMLAGILILGWQHADATGFWSFALTDLLAAPLNKRDQDIAFMLFLFGLAPRLGLFPFHAWLPKVAQYGPLATLCVFLVGLKAGVYGLLRFVLPLTPDAAEAWKGFVVILAVTGIFYGALLALMQINLRRLLAFAAVSHTGVLAIGAFCLNRAGLQGALLLAINFGAAAAGLLFATGILSRSTRSTLLPRLGGMFDLLPLVGLTFLVAALSTMAMPGTPGFDAAHLLMEGAIESHHWGIAVVVASGSVASAGFLLWAFQRAFLARRRDNALHPEKIRLSLPELTLTAAICAVLLGVGFYSRPWLELVDTSLTRLALHLEHSAPQP from the coding sequence ATGATCGCCGAAATCAGTTGGAGCAGCCAATCCGCCTTCCCGCTCCTCGGGACCCTGGTGGCGCTACCGCTGGTCTTCATGACCCTGGCATGGACGGTGCGCTCGTCCCGCCAGGCGTTCCTGCTGGGCGTCTGCGGTTCCCTGTTGGAACTGGCCTTGAGCGTCTGGCTGCTGGCCCATTTCCGGATGGACACAGCCGACCTGCAATTCGTCGAGCGGGTTCCCATCACCTCCTTGCTGTCCTATCACCTGGGCGTGGATGGCATCGGCATCCTTTTCGTGCTGCTGACGGCGCTGCTCACCTTCCTGGTCATCCTCCATGGCGAAATCGTCGATGAGCGCCCGGCGGGCATCTATGTGGCGAGCGTATTCGCCTTCCAGGCCGTGCTCATGGGCCTGTTTCTCAGCCTCGACCTGCTGGAATTCTGGGTCATCTGCGCCCTCGAACTGATTCCTGCCACCTTCATTCTCAAGCGCTGGGGTAACGGCCTGGGCAGGGACAAGGCCGTTTCTCGCTACCTTCAGCATATGAGCGGGGCCTTGGCACTGATGCTGGCCGGCATACTCATCCTCGGCTGGCAACACGCCGACGCCACTGGATTCTGGTCATTCGCGCTAACCGACTTGTTGGCAGCCCCCTTGAACAAGCGCGACCAGGACATTGCATTCATGTTGTTTCTGTTCGGACTCGCGCCGCGCCTGGGCCTGTTCCCGTTTCATGCCTGGCTGCCCAAGGTAGCCCAGTACGGTCCTCTTGCGACCTTGTGCGTGTTTCTGGTGGGATTGAAGGCGGGCGTCTACGGTTTGCTGCGCTTCGTCCTGCCGCTGACCCCCGATGCCGCCGAGGCCTGGAAGGGATTCGTGGTGATTCTGGCCGTCACGGGAATCTTCTACGGCGCCCTGCTCGCCCTGATGCAGATCAACCTGCGGCGCCTGCTGGCTTTCGCGGCCGTCAGCCACACTGGTGTCCTGGCCATCGGAGCCTTCTGCCTGAATCGCGCGGGACTGCAGGGCGCGCTCCTGCTCGCCATCAACTTCGGCGCCGCCGCGGCAGGCCTTCTGTTCGCCACCGGCATCCTCAGCCGCAGCACCCGCAGCACGCTGCTTCCGCGCCTCGGCGGCATGTTCGATCTGCTGCCCCTGGTGGGGCTTACCTTCCTGGTGGCCGCTCTCAGCACCATGGCCATGCCCGGCACGCCCGGCTTCGACGCCGCTCATCTGCTGATGGAAGGCGCCATCGAATCGCATCACTGGGGCATCGCCGTGGTGGTGGCGTCAGGCAGCGTGGCTTCCGCCGGATTCCTCCTGTGGGCCTTCCAGCGCGCCTTTCTGGCAAGGCGCCGGGATAACGCCTTGCACCCCGAAAAGATTCGTCTGAGCCTGCCGGAACTGACCTTGACCGCCGCCATCTGCGCCGTGCTGCTGGGTGTGGGCTTTTACAGCCGCCCCTGGCTGGAACTGGTCGATACATCCCTGACTCGACTGGCCCTGCACCTTGAACATTCCGCCCCGCAGCCGTAG
- a CDS encoding NADH-quinone oxidoreductase subunit 5 family protein codes for MLAEIILLPPFAAALVLAVGQLSGRIDGEGSERLTSRLALTSAMLSLAGLIAAAWLRHRDLVPARLALGTWLQSGTYRIGVNFSLDALSLSYALLAALFSVLTLRFATHYLHREAGFHRFFMVLSLFGGAMLLLALAGNAGLAFAGWELAGVCSYLLIAYAYDRPTAAANATRAFVTNRVGDAGFVAGIFLAFAWTGSLDWAEFTHPDRHLATWQAGVMAACFLLAALAKSAQVPLAPWIARAMEGPTPSSAVFYGAVMIHAGVYLMLRLQPLLEQSPLAMALMAAFGLVTACYGYFCGLTQTDVKSALIFSATGQVGLMFLEAGLGWWNLALWHLLAHAVVRGFQFLTAPSLMHEVAGRPTRSVPRYIAARPRLYLASLQRLWLEPLGDWVAVRPLQRLAQDLYQFDSRYVERFWGIATPAGRGSPTAARPNGPNPDVIRVSGYAGCLTAAAAKLLYWFEDRLVLRGVGQTLLQQGRRLGVQLNRLENLLNEPRYLVLFIAATLIALL; via the coding sequence ATGCTGGCTGAGATCATCCTGCTGCCTCCCTTCGCCGCGGCACTGGTCCTTGCCGTGGGCCAGTTGAGCGGACGCATCGACGGCGAAGGCAGCGAGCGACTTACCAGCCGCCTCGCCCTGACTTCCGCCATGCTGTCCCTTGCCGGACTGATCGCGGCCGCCTGGCTGCGCCACCGGGACCTCGTTCCCGCCCGGTTGGCGCTCGGCACCTGGCTGCAAAGCGGCACGTACCGCATCGGCGTCAATTTTTCCCTGGATGCACTCTCGCTGAGCTACGCCCTGCTCGCCGCCTTGTTCTCGGTGCTAACCTTGCGCTTTGCGACCCACTATCTGCACCGCGAGGCCGGCTTTCACCGCTTCTTTATGGTCCTGTCCCTGTTCGGTGGCGCGATGCTGCTGCTCGCCCTCGCCGGAAACGCCGGCCTGGCGTTCGCCGGGTGGGAATTGGCCGGCGTCTGTTCCTATCTCCTGATCGCCTATGCCTACGACCGTCCGACGGCAGCCGCCAATGCGACCCGGGCGTTCGTCACCAACCGCGTCGGCGACGCCGGCTTTGTGGCCGGCATCTTCCTTGCCTTTGCCTGGACCGGCAGCCTTGACTGGGCCGAATTCACCCACCCGGACCGGCACCTGGCCACCTGGCAGGCCGGCGTGATGGCCGCATGCTTCCTCCTCGCTGCCCTGGCGAAATCCGCGCAAGTACCGCTGGCGCCTTGGATTGCCCGGGCCATGGAGGGGCCAACGCCATCCAGCGCGGTATTTTACGGCGCAGTAATGATCCATGCCGGGGTTTACCTCATGCTGCGCCTGCAGCCTTTGCTGGAGCAATCGCCCCTCGCCATGGCGCTGATGGCGGCGTTTGGCCTGGTGACAGCCTGCTACGGCTATTTTTGCGGCCTGACGCAGACCGATGTGAAAAGCGCCCTGATCTTTTCCGCCACCGGCCAGGTAGGCCTCATGTTCCTGGAAGCGGGCCTCGGCTGGTGGAATCTGGCCCTCTGGCACCTGCTGGCCCACGCCGTGGTAAGAGGCTTTCAGTTCCTCACCGCGCCCTCCCTGATGCACGAGGTGGCTGGCCGCCCGACCCGTTCCGTGCCCCGATACATTGCCGCACGGCCGCGGCTTTATCTGGCGTCCCTGCAGCGCCTATGGCTAGAACCGCTGGGAGACTGGGTGGCGGTGCGACCGCTCCAGCGCCTTGCCCAGGATCTGTACCAGTTTGACAGCCGCTATGTCGAACGCTTCTGGGGCATCGCAACGCCTGCCGGCAGGGGCTCGCCGACCGCCGCACGCCCGAACGGTCCCAACCCGGATGTGATTCGCGTCAGCGGATACGCCGGATGTCTGACCGCCGCCGCCGCCAAGCTGCTTTACTGGTTCGAAGACCGCCTAGTACTACGCGGCGTCGGACAGACCCTGCTGCAGCAAGGACGCAGACTGGGCGTGCAGTTGAACCGCCTGGAGAACCTGCTGAACGAGCCCCGCTATCTGGTGCTGTTCATCGCCGCTACCCTGATCGCCTTGCTGTAG
- a CDS encoding DUF2309 domain-containing protein: MSNASVPSQTSSSDRRTALLEAVDHLDHVLPGQAPILNFVHHNTLHGYQHLPFAEALSQVEQLTGIRPYLPEPEFRQLYRQGRITQCDIDAVLQESKAAGLDAIVLQTETRRVTRGEVWRIRLVFGIEEVSADDLRWQIEHNDSLVKFQDAVPASSRAQILANGGEDQSDSVAVSALWRACLASLEIRDTQPEQADRAEAELQYFATGAAEEASSRPELHRAAGAEAWHAMEPMLDDIGVGQSLRGLLLSLTGIDLLHEIRPALVRICAAHLDEGLAAWSAPDRRLGLYASWRQYAHGDPSLGLAEFPGWRELQARLPSQSVDAVILLLQQLGIAEARWAGYLRRLALEIPGWSGIINWRAQHPGYDANDGCPASLMDYLAIRLFLDKLWLDRICRDTWGIEGRLDALEQYALRNRSEFSVRLALFSGKLPEYLASAAQRLVAQSWNERGHREIWRALADQTWCWTQGLHWETASNRTAQGAGWRLFQLAQYLGLSAEAIQALPRADAERLLRALDELPESQRNLLWLKSYERNYREPLFKALSQNRGRGRWRRRDGRPSAQVIFCMDDREESIRRHLEELDPALETLGAAGFFGVAMNWRGLDDVRVTPLCPVVVTPTHEVSELPRQGLDRLRRSHERGLRLLAAASRLFHQELRRNLVSSGILSGLLALAVLPLLAAKTFAPRLQAGVRGAIRALLAPDLPSRLAFSASPHSAPATPEKPRHGFTDDEQADRVTAFLRNVGLTNRFAPLVVLVGHGSISQNNPHLAAYDCGACSGRHGGPNARAFAAMANRPEVRQKIQERGIEIPEDTWFLGTEHNTCNEEVLWFDLEDLPRGFAPALQAFRSTLDQALLLSAHERCRRFASAPRRPSLRSAMRHVVTRAADFSQARPELGHATNAAAIIGRRALSRGAFLDRRVFLISYDPSEDAEGRILEGILLAVGPVGAGINLEYYFSTVNNDRFGCGSKVPHNVTGLFAVMEGTSSDLRTGLPRQMIEIHEAMRLQVIVEATEEVLAGIYQRQPPLRELIGNGWILLSAVHPDTGAISVFDPERGFVPWSDDTQPLPVVDRSGSWYQGHTEPRPPCLIDVDGPRLPAREATHAG; encoded by the coding sequence ATGAGCAACGCCAGCGTGCCTTCACAGACATCGTCGTCGGATCGGCGGACTGCTTTGCTCGAGGCCGTGGATCATCTCGACCACGTGCTCCCCGGCCAGGCGCCCATCCTGAACTTCGTGCACCACAATACCCTGCACGGGTATCAACACCTGCCATTCGCGGAAGCGCTGTCCCAGGTGGAGCAACTCACCGGGATCAGACCTTACCTGCCGGAACCGGAATTTCGCCAACTGTACCGGCAGGGACGCATCACACAGTGCGATATCGACGCGGTGTTGCAGGAATCGAAAGCGGCTGGCCTGGACGCGATTGTGCTGCAAACCGAAACTCGCCGTGTGACACGCGGGGAGGTCTGGCGTATCCGGCTGGTTTTCGGTATCGAAGAGGTGTCTGCCGATGACCTGCGATGGCAGATCGAGCACAACGACTCACTGGTGAAATTTCAGGACGCGGTTCCTGCGTCCTCCCGCGCCCAGATTCTTGCCAACGGCGGCGAAGATCAGAGCGACAGCGTTGCCGTCAGCGCCCTCTGGCGGGCGTGCCTCGCCAGCCTCGAAATCAGGGACACGCAACCGGAGCAGGCGGATCGCGCGGAAGCGGAGTTGCAGTACTTTGCGACGGGCGCCGCCGAGGAAGCCAGCAGTCGTCCGGAACTGCACCGCGCCGCAGGCGCCGAAGCATGGCATGCGATGGAGCCCATGCTGGACGACATTGGCGTTGGGCAAAGCCTGCGTGGGCTCCTCCTCTCCCTGACCGGCATTGACCTTCTGCATGAAATTCGCCCCGCGCTGGTTCGCATCTGCGCGGCACACCTGGATGAAGGCCTCGCCGCCTGGAGCGCGCCCGATCGCCGACTGGGCCTCTATGCCAGCTGGCGGCAATATGCCCATGGCGACCCATCCCTGGGGCTCGCCGAATTTCCCGGCTGGCGCGAATTGCAGGCGCGCCTGCCCAGCCAGTCCGTCGATGCGGTGATCCTGCTGCTTCAGCAGTTGGGCATTGCCGAGGCACGCTGGGCGGGATACCTGAGACGTCTGGCTCTGGAAATTCCCGGCTGGTCCGGGATCATCAATTGGCGCGCGCAACATCCCGGCTACGATGCCAATGACGGTTGCCCGGCATCCTTGATGGATTACCTGGCCATCCGTCTGTTTCTCGACAAACTCTGGCTGGACCGGATTTGCCGGGACACTTGGGGGATCGAGGGCCGTCTGGATGCCTTGGAACAATACGCCCTGCGCAATCGTTCCGAGTTTTCCGTCCGCCTGGCCCTGTTTTCCGGGAAGCTTCCCGAATACCTCGCCTCCGCGGCGCAGCGCCTGGTGGCGCAGAGCTGGAACGAGCGCGGCCATCGGGAAATCTGGCGGGCACTGGCCGATCAGACCTGGTGCTGGACCCAAGGCCTGCACTGGGAAACCGCCAGCAACCGCACGGCACAGGGCGCGGGCTGGCGCCTGTTTCAACTGGCTCAGTACCTGGGGTTATCCGCCGAGGCCATTCAGGCCTTGCCCAGGGCCGACGCGGAACGGCTATTGCGCGCCCTCGATGAACTCCCGGAGTCGCAGCGCAATCTCCTCTGGCTGAAAAGCTACGAGCGCAACTACCGGGAGCCACTGTTCAAGGCCCTGTCTCAGAACCGTGGTCGCGGCCGCTGGCGTCGACGTGATGGACGCCCATCGGCGCAGGTCATATTCTGCATGGACGATCGCGAGGAGAGCATCCGACGTCATCTCGAAGAACTCGATCCGGCCCTGGAGACGCTCGGTGCCGCTGGCTTCTTCGGGGTGGCCATGAACTGGCGGGGACTGGACGATGTCCGCGTCACGCCCTTGTGCCCGGTCGTCGTCACACCCACCCACGAAGTCTCGGAACTGCCGCGCCAAGGCCTTGACCGTCTGCGCCGAAGCCATGAGCGGGGCCTGCGTCTGCTAGCAGCCGCTTCGCGTCTCTTCCATCAGGAACTGCGCCGCAATCTGGTCAGTTCGGGCATCCTGAGCGGCCTGCTCGCACTCGCGGTTTTGCCGTTATTGGCCGCCAAGACCTTCGCGCCCCGGCTTCAGGCCGGCGTGCGCGGCGCCATCCGCGCACTGCTGGCGCCCGACCTGCCGAGCCGCCTGGCCTTCAGCGCATCGCCCCACAGCGCCCCGGCAACGCCCGAGAAGCCGCGTCATGGCTTCACGGACGACGAACAGGCCGACCGGGTAACCGCATTCCTGCGCAATGTCGGCCTCACCAACCGTTTCGCGCCCCTGGTCGTGCTCGTGGGCCATGGCTCCATCAGCCAGAACAACCCGCATCTGGCGGCTTACGATTGCGGTGCCTGTTCAGGCCGTCACGGCGGTCCCAATGCGCGTGCGTTTGCCGCCATGGCCAACCGCCCCGAGGTGCGGCAAAAAATCCAGGAGCGTGGCATCGAGATTCCCGAGGACACCTGGTTTCTGGGGACGGAACACAATACCTGCAACGAAGAGGTGCTCTGGTTCGACCTGGAGGACCTGCCGCGCGGCTTCGCGCCGGCCCTGCAGGCATTCAGATCGACTCTGGACCAGGCCTTGCTCCTGTCCGCCCACGAGCGCTGCCGCCGGTTCGCCTCAGCCCCGCGCCGGCCCAGCTTGCGCTCGGCCATGCGGCACGTGGTGACACGGGCGGCCGATTTCAGCCAGGCGCGGCCGGAGTTAGGCCACGCCACCAATGCCGCCGCCATCATCGGCCGCCGCGCACTGAGCCGGGGCGCGTTCCTGGACCGGCGGGTATTCCTGATCTCCTATGACCCCAGCGAGGATGCCGAAGGACGCATCCTGGAAGGCATTCTCCTGGCGGTGGGTCCGGTTGGCGCCGGCATCAACCTGGAATACTACTTCTCGACGGTGAATAACGATCGCTTCGGCTGCGGCTCCAAAGTGCCGCACAACGTCACCGGACTCTTCGCGGTGATGGAAGGCACCAGCAGCGACCTGCGTACCGGACTCCCGCGGCAGATGATCGAGATCCACGAGGCCATGCGCCTGCAGGTGATCGTGGAGGCCACGGAAGAAGTGCTGGCTGGCATCTATCAACGGCAGCCACCGCTGCGTGAACTCATCGGCAATGGCTGGATCCTGCTGAGCGCCGTGCATCCCGATACCGGCGCGATCTCGGTGTTCGACCCGGAACGCGGATTCGTGCCGTGGAGCGACGACACGCAGCCCTTGCCGGTGGTCGACCGCTCCGGCAGTTGGTACCAGGGACACACGGAACCGCGACCGCCTTGCCTGATCGATGTGGACGGGCCTCGCTTACCCGCACGGGAGGCCACGCATGCTGGCTGA